From the genome of Lotus japonicus ecotype B-129 chromosome 6, LjGifu_v1.2, one region includes:
- the LOC130724140 gene encoding uncharacterized protein LOC130724140 isoform X2: protein MGNEMGNNITSDIKEEDNISEAEKKNLAEDAAELANGTSQDVGADNVKEENQTVPTSITKDVMENASNSSSEIRTELGKDTMQEDDHADDAEGEVQRIPTAEAEDVEEKAIWFASTNTTNMLENDPLEGESVNDEKQNIATSKAKDVMENASKASSEIRTELGKDTMQEDDLADDEKGKVQTIPTAEAEGDEEKATWFSSNNTTSMIETDPLEGETRAIDVNMQNQILSTAEAEDVPVEAKKLASEGATGDLENVTLQDESDADDVKEEIQMIPTAEASDVQEKAEIMLENVSLEGDADESDVNMQNQMHPPDEAEDDQEKTTGVASDCTKISLHSDLSKGDTHEKDFDEYQYHQEAEGKDDQGIASRLDYDEKISEPEDKLPQEDKQEGNVIICIANGTDVQGKTTISASDDKTGLNLRNPFGGAEMTEARQPEKSPSAGSVETKGENSERLSGSSLEGTEKCGKQEDSPLSKHLSVTYDDHLDEESSIKQDEEVTTVLTLNAVNMENSELQAESPSEHSDLHDSVKVLSEGSHHGTESLLKDNFPDANNFQQIKDDIPEKDMEFQEKMSCANKSDYRDGNEFGNGGLIDTSEKIFDSPSIGRGSKGNLLTKANYTTEGSLNSFPEPFVVDHPINSDQEENCKVLYEERKLSRSGSTRDNLQDNCKPDQCMKESLQENKSDMVNTNEMTTGSNEDCNGERHLELDSSVFLIATSDQVEEPEVTDYGLQCGDAYVNNSNKASNESSAAPEEKYSVVLEAETVVVITGPNIVDSRHERKENDKNKAEDTNEKPEASLANIKTFEEKEISEKINSDPVTTVLEESFSLQHSSSSLTGAELTTSAATMDMEMEPCSNNSVLVNGGYYETKDSVTRLSTESSPDDPNISCQMQKSPSFNLNLSEDSDQTPLLYQEESATNGSLLSQTSLNLSKSMPHTEYDQSMLHSEEMPVEEKIVTVERSYSKKYKAPFKGLLREEEKEEEAHLLLMPQPQDNHGWTKKEVSSTSPQGKEKRKPRSSFFSSFMCCSTVAN from the exons ATGGGCAACGAAATGGGTAATAACATCACATCTGATATCAAAG AGGAAGATAACATAAGTGAAGCCGAGAAGAAGAATCTCGCCGAAGATGCTGCTGAACTTGCAAATGGGACATCACAGGATGTTGGTGCAGACAATGTCAAGGAAGAAAACCAGACTGTACCAACATCCATAACCAAAGATGTTATGGAAAATGCTTCAAATTCTTCTAGTGAAATAAGAACTGAACTTGGAAAAGATACAATGCAAGAGGATGATCATGCAGATGATGCAGAAGGGGAAGTTCAAAGGATTCcaacagctgaagctgaagacGTTGAGGAGAAAGCTATATGGTTTGCTTCCACCAACACAACAAACATGCTTGAAAATGATCCTTTGGAAGGAGAAAGTGTCAATGATGAAAAACAGAATATAGCAACTTCTAAAGCTAAAGATGTGATGGAAAATGCTTCAAAGGCTTCCAGTGAAATAAGAACTGAACTTGGAAAAGATACAATGCAAGAGGATGATCTTGCAGATGATGAAAAAGGGAAAGTTCAAACGATTCCAACAGCTGAAGCCGAAGGTGATGAGGAAAAGGCCACATGGTTTTCTTCCAACAACACAACAAGCATGATTGAAACTGATCCTTTGGAAGGAGAAACACGTGCAATTGATGTCAATATGCAAAATCAAATACTCTcaacagctgaagctgaagatgTTCCGGTGGAAGCCAAAAAACTGGCTTCTGAAGGTGCAACAGGTGACCTTGAAAATGTTACATTGCAAGACGAGAGTGATGCAGATGATGTGAAAGAGGAAATTCAAATGATTCCAACAGCTGAAGCCAGTGATGTTCAAGAGAAAGCAGAAATCATGCTTGAAAATGTTTCATTGGAAGGAGATGCTGATGAAAGTGATGTGAATATGCAAAATCAAATGCATCCACCTGATGAAGCTGAAGATGATCAGGAGAAAACTACAGGAGTAGCTTCTGACTGTACAAAAATTTCACTTCATAGTGATTTATCCAAAGGAGATACTCATGAAAAGGATTTTGATGAGTATCAATACCATCAAGAAGCTGAAGGCAAAGATGATCAGGGAATAGCTTCAAGGCTGGATTATGATGAGAAAATAAGTGAACCTGAAGATAAGCTTCCCCAGGAAGATAAACAAGAAGGGAATGTAATCATTTGTATTGCCAATGGGACAGATGTTCAAGGAAAAACTACCATCTCGGCTTCTGATGATAAAACCGGGTTGAATTTGAGAAATCCTTTTGGTGGTGCAG AAATGACTGAAGCCAGACAACCTGAAAAGTCTCCATCTGCTGGATCAGTTGAAACTAAAGGTGAAAACTCTGAGAGATTGTCAGGTTCTTCATTGGAAGGCACAGAAAAATGTGGCAAGCAAGAAGACTCACCCTTAAGCAAACATCTATCAGTAACATATGATGATCACCTTGATGAGGAGTCTTCAATTAAACAAG ATGAAGAGGTAACAACAGTTTTAACATTGAATGCTGTGAATATGGAAAATTCAGAACTTCAAGCAGAATCACCAAGCGAACATTCTGATCTTCATGATTCGGTCAAAGTTCTCTCTGAAGGATCACACCATGGCACTGAATCACTCCTGAAAGATAATTTTCCTGATGCTAATAATTTTCAGCAGATTAAGGATGATATTCCAGAAAAAGATATGGAATTCCAAGAGAAAATGTCATGTGCAAACAAGTCAGACTATAGAGATGGAAATGAGTTTGGGAATGGTGGTTTGATAGATACTTcagaaaaaatatttgattCCCCAAGTATTGGTCGTGGAAGTAAAGGTAATTTATTGACCAAGGCCAATTATACTACTGAGGGTTCCCTGAATTCATTTCCTGAACCTTTTGTTGTAGATCACCCAATTAATTCTGACCAAGAGGAAAATTGCAAGGTACTTTATGAAGAGAGAAAATTGAGCAGAAGTGGGTCAACTAGGGATAATCTACAAGATAATTGTAAGCCAGATCAATGCATGAAAGAATCACTTCAAGAGAATAAGTCAGACATGGTTAATACAAATGAGATGACAACAGGATCTAATGAAGACTGCAATGGAGAAAGGCATTTAGAACTTGATTCTAGTGTCTTTTTGATTGCCACAAGTGACCAAGTTGAAGAACCTGAGGTCACTGATTATGGACTTCAATGTGGTGATGCTTATGTTAACAACTCCAACAAGGCTTCAAATGAAAGCAGTGCTGCTCCAGAAGAAAAATATTCTGTGGTTCTTGAAGCTGAAACAGTTGTTGTTATTACAGGGCCAAATATTGTTGATTCCAGACATGAAAGGAAGGAAAATGATAAGAATAAAGCTGAAGATACAAATGAAAAACCAGAAGCTTCCCTTGCTAACATAAAAACCTTTGAGGAGAAAGAAATCTCAGAGAAAATCAATTCTGATCCGGTAACCACAGTCCTTGAAGAATCTTTTTCCTTGcagcattcttcttcttccttgacTGGTGCAGAATTAACAACTTCAGCAGCAACTATGGACATGGAAATGGAACCATGTTCAAACAATTCAGTACTTGTAAATGGTGGTTATTATGAAACAAAGGACAGTGTAACAAGGCTCAGCACTGAATCAAGCCCTGATGATCCAAACATCTCTTGCCAGATGCAAAAATCACCAAGCTTCAATCTCAACCTTTCAGAAGATTCAGATCAAACTCCATTGCTTTATCAGGAAGAGTCTGCAACAAATGGAAGCTTGTTAAGCCAGACAAGTCTAAATCTCAGCAAATCAATGCCCCATACTGAGTATGACCAGAGCATGTTACACAGTGAGGAAATGCCAGTGGAAGAGAAAATAGTTACTGTGGAAAGAAGTTACTCAAAGAAATATAAAGCTCCATTCAAAGGTCTtttaagagaagaagaaaaagaagaagaagcacaTCTTCTACTCATGCCACAACCACAAGATAACCATGGTTGGACAAAGAAGGAAGTGTCATCTACTTCACCTCAAGGGAAAGAAAAGCGCAAGCCTCGATCTTCATTCTTCAGCAGCTTCATGTGTTGTTCAACTGTGGCAAATTAA
- the LOC130724140 gene encoding uncharacterized protein LOC130724140 isoform X3, producing the protein MGNEMGNNITSDIKEEDNISEAEKKNLAEDAAELANGTSQDVGADNVKEENQTVPTSITKDVMENASNSSSEIRTELGKDTMQEDDHADDAEGEVQRIPTAEAEDVEEKAIWFASTNTTNMLENDPLEGESVNDEKQNIATSKAKDVMENASKASSEIRTELGKDTMQEDDLADDEKGKVQTIPTAEAEGDEEKATWFSSNNTTSMIETDPLEGETRAIDVNMQNQILSTAEAEDVPVEAKKLASEGATGDLENVTLQDESDADDVKEEIQMIPTAEASDVQEKAEIMLENVSLEGDADESDVNMQNQMHPPDEAEDDQEKTTGVASDCTKISLHSDLSKGDTHEKDFDEYQYHQEAEGKDDQGIASRLDYDEKISEPEDKLPQEDKQEGNVIICIANGTDVQGKTTISASDDKTGLNLRNPFGGAEMTEARQPEKSPSAGSVETKGENSERLSGSSLEGTEKCGKQEDSPLSKHLSVTYDDHLDEESSIKQADEEVTTVLTLNAVNMENSELQAESPSEHSDLHDSVKVLSEGSHHGTESLLKDNFPDANNFQQIKDDIPEKDMEFQEKMSCANKSDYRDGNEFGNGGLIDTSEKIFDSPSIGRGSKDHPINSDQEENCKVLYEERKLSRSGSTRDNLQDNCKPDQCMKESLQENKSDMVNTNEMTTGSNEDCNGERHLELDSSVFLIATSDQVEEPEVTDYGLQCGDAYVNNSNKASNESSAAPEEKYSVVLEAETVVVITGPNIVDSRHERKENDKNKAEDTNEKPEASLANIKTFEEKEISEKINSDPVTTVLEESFSLQHSSSSLTGAELTTSAATMDMEMEPCSNNSVLVNGGYYETKDSVTRLSTESSPDDPNISCQMQKSPSFNLNLSEDSDQTPLLYQEESATNGSLLSQTSLNLSKSMPHTEYDQSMLHSEEMPVEEKIVTVERSYSKKYKAPFKGLLREEEKEEEAHLLLMPQPQDNHGWTKKEVSSTSPQGKEKRKPRSSFFSSFMCCSTVAN; encoded by the exons ATGGGCAACGAAATGGGTAATAACATCACATCTGATATCAAAG AGGAAGATAACATAAGTGAAGCCGAGAAGAAGAATCTCGCCGAAGATGCTGCTGAACTTGCAAATGGGACATCACAGGATGTTGGTGCAGACAATGTCAAGGAAGAAAACCAGACTGTACCAACATCCATAACCAAAGATGTTATGGAAAATGCTTCAAATTCTTCTAGTGAAATAAGAACTGAACTTGGAAAAGATACAATGCAAGAGGATGATCATGCAGATGATGCAGAAGGGGAAGTTCAAAGGATTCcaacagctgaagctgaagacGTTGAGGAGAAAGCTATATGGTTTGCTTCCACCAACACAACAAACATGCTTGAAAATGATCCTTTGGAAGGAGAAAGTGTCAATGATGAAAAACAGAATATAGCAACTTCTAAAGCTAAAGATGTGATGGAAAATGCTTCAAAGGCTTCCAGTGAAATAAGAACTGAACTTGGAAAAGATACAATGCAAGAGGATGATCTTGCAGATGATGAAAAAGGGAAAGTTCAAACGATTCCAACAGCTGAAGCCGAAGGTGATGAGGAAAAGGCCACATGGTTTTCTTCCAACAACACAACAAGCATGATTGAAACTGATCCTTTGGAAGGAGAAACACGTGCAATTGATGTCAATATGCAAAATCAAATACTCTcaacagctgaagctgaagatgTTCCGGTGGAAGCCAAAAAACTGGCTTCTGAAGGTGCAACAGGTGACCTTGAAAATGTTACATTGCAAGACGAGAGTGATGCAGATGATGTGAAAGAGGAAATTCAAATGATTCCAACAGCTGAAGCCAGTGATGTTCAAGAGAAAGCAGAAATCATGCTTGAAAATGTTTCATTGGAAGGAGATGCTGATGAAAGTGATGTGAATATGCAAAATCAAATGCATCCACCTGATGAAGCTGAAGATGATCAGGAGAAAACTACAGGAGTAGCTTCTGACTGTACAAAAATTTCACTTCATAGTGATTTATCCAAAGGAGATACTCATGAAAAGGATTTTGATGAGTATCAATACCATCAAGAAGCTGAAGGCAAAGATGATCAGGGAATAGCTTCAAGGCTGGATTATGATGAGAAAATAAGTGAACCTGAAGATAAGCTTCCCCAGGAAGATAAACAAGAAGGGAATGTAATCATTTGTATTGCCAATGGGACAGATGTTCAAGGAAAAACTACCATCTCGGCTTCTGATGATAAAACCGGGTTGAATTTGAGAAATCCTTTTGGTGGTGCAG AAATGACTGAAGCCAGACAACCTGAAAAGTCTCCATCTGCTGGATCAGTTGAAACTAAAGGTGAAAACTCTGAGAGATTGTCAGGTTCTTCATTGGAAGGCACAGAAAAATGTGGCAAGCAAGAAGACTCACCCTTAAGCAAACATCTATCAGTAACATATGATGATCACCTTGATGAGGAGTCTTCAATTAAACAAG CAGATGAAGAGGTAACAACAGTTTTAACATTGAATGCTGTGAATATGGAAAATTCAGAACTTCAAGCAGAATCACCAAGCGAACATTCTGATCTTCATGATTCGGTCAAAGTTCTCTCTGAAGGATCACACCATGGCACTGAATCACTCCTGAAAGATAATTTTCCTGATGCTAATAATTTTCAGCAGATTAAGGATGATATTCCAGAAAAAGATATGGAATTCCAAGAGAAAATGTCATGTGCAAACAAGTCAGACTATAGAGATGGAAATGAGTTTGGGAATGGTGGTTTGATAGATACTTcagaaaaaatatttgattCCCCAAGTATTGGTCGTGGAAGTAAAG ATCACCCAATTAATTCTGACCAAGAGGAAAATTGCAAGGTACTTTATGAAGAGAGAAAATTGAGCAGAAGTGGGTCAACTAGGGATAATCTACAAGATAATTGTAAGCCAGATCAATGCATGAAAGAATCACTTCAAGAGAATAAGTCAGACATGGTTAATACAAATGAGATGACAACAGGATCTAATGAAGACTGCAATGGAGAAAGGCATTTAGAACTTGATTCTAGTGTCTTTTTGATTGCCACAAGTGACCAAGTTGAAGAACCTGAGGTCACTGATTATGGACTTCAATGTGGTGATGCTTATGTTAACAACTCCAACAAGGCTTCAAATGAAAGCAGTGCTGCTCCAGAAGAAAAATATTCTGTGGTTCTTGAAGCTGAAACAGTTGTTGTTATTACAGGGCCAAATATTGTTGATTCCAGACATGAAAGGAAGGAAAATGATAAGAATAAAGCTGAAGATACAAATGAAAAACCAGAAGCTTCCCTTGCTAACATAAAAACCTTTGAGGAGAAAGAAATCTCAGAGAAAATCAATTCTGATCCGGTAACCACAGTCCTTGAAGAATCTTTTTCCTTGcagcattcttcttcttccttgacTGGTGCAGAATTAACAACTTCAGCAGCAACTATGGACATGGAAATGGAACCATGTTCAAACAATTCAGTACTTGTAAATGGTGGTTATTATGAAACAAAGGACAGTGTAACAAGGCTCAGCACTGAATCAAGCCCTGATGATCCAAACATCTCTTGCCAGATGCAAAAATCACCAAGCTTCAATCTCAACCTTTCAGAAGATTCAGATCAAACTCCATTGCTTTATCAGGAAGAGTCTGCAACAAATGGAAGCTTGTTAAGCCAGACAAGTCTAAATCTCAGCAAATCAATGCCCCATACTGAGTATGACCAGAGCATGTTACACAGTGAGGAAATGCCAGTGGAAGAGAAAATAGTTACTGTGGAAAGAAGTTACTCAAAGAAATATAAAGCTCCATTCAAAGGTCTtttaagagaagaagaaaaagaagaagaagcacaTCTTCTACTCATGCCACAACCACAAGATAACCATGGTTGGACAAAGAAGGAAGTGTCATCTACTTCACCTCAAGGGAAAGAAAAGCGCAAGCCTCGATCTTCATTCTTCAGCAGCTTCATGTGTTGTTCAACTGTGGCAAATTAA
- the LOC130724140 gene encoding uncharacterized protein LOC130724140 isoform X1, with product MGNEMGNNITSDIKEEDNISEAEKKNLAEDAAELANGTSQDVGADNVKEENQTVPTSITKDVMENASNSSSEIRTELGKDTMQEDDHADDAEGEVQRIPTAEAEDVEEKAIWFASTNTTNMLENDPLEGESVNDEKQNIATSKAKDVMENASKASSEIRTELGKDTMQEDDLADDEKGKVQTIPTAEAEGDEEKATWFSSNNTTSMIETDPLEGETRAIDVNMQNQILSTAEAEDVPVEAKKLASEGATGDLENVTLQDESDADDVKEEIQMIPTAEASDVQEKAEIMLENVSLEGDADESDVNMQNQMHPPDEAEDDQEKTTGVASDCTKISLHSDLSKGDTHEKDFDEYQYHQEAEGKDDQGIASRLDYDEKISEPEDKLPQEDKQEGNVIICIANGTDVQGKTTISASDDKTGLNLRNPFGGAEMTEARQPEKSPSAGSVETKGENSERLSGSSLEGTEKCGKQEDSPLSKHLSVTYDDHLDEESSIKQADEEVTTVLTLNAVNMENSELQAESPSEHSDLHDSVKVLSEGSHHGTESLLKDNFPDANNFQQIKDDIPEKDMEFQEKMSCANKSDYRDGNEFGNGGLIDTSEKIFDSPSIGRGSKGNLLTKANYTTEGSLNSFPEPFVVDHPINSDQEENCKVLYEERKLSRSGSTRDNLQDNCKPDQCMKESLQENKSDMVNTNEMTTGSNEDCNGERHLELDSSVFLIATSDQVEEPEVTDYGLQCGDAYVNNSNKASNESSAAPEEKYSVVLEAETVVVITGPNIVDSRHERKENDKNKAEDTNEKPEASLANIKTFEEKEISEKINSDPVTTVLEESFSLQHSSSSLTGAELTTSAATMDMEMEPCSNNSVLVNGGYYETKDSVTRLSTESSPDDPNISCQMQKSPSFNLNLSEDSDQTPLLYQEESATNGSLLSQTSLNLSKSMPHTEYDQSMLHSEEMPVEEKIVTVERSYSKKYKAPFKGLLREEEKEEEAHLLLMPQPQDNHGWTKKEVSSTSPQGKEKRKPRSSFFSSFMCCSTVAN from the exons ATGGGCAACGAAATGGGTAATAACATCACATCTGATATCAAAG AGGAAGATAACATAAGTGAAGCCGAGAAGAAGAATCTCGCCGAAGATGCTGCTGAACTTGCAAATGGGACATCACAGGATGTTGGTGCAGACAATGTCAAGGAAGAAAACCAGACTGTACCAACATCCATAACCAAAGATGTTATGGAAAATGCTTCAAATTCTTCTAGTGAAATAAGAACTGAACTTGGAAAAGATACAATGCAAGAGGATGATCATGCAGATGATGCAGAAGGGGAAGTTCAAAGGATTCcaacagctgaagctgaagacGTTGAGGAGAAAGCTATATGGTTTGCTTCCACCAACACAACAAACATGCTTGAAAATGATCCTTTGGAAGGAGAAAGTGTCAATGATGAAAAACAGAATATAGCAACTTCTAAAGCTAAAGATGTGATGGAAAATGCTTCAAAGGCTTCCAGTGAAATAAGAACTGAACTTGGAAAAGATACAATGCAAGAGGATGATCTTGCAGATGATGAAAAAGGGAAAGTTCAAACGATTCCAACAGCTGAAGCCGAAGGTGATGAGGAAAAGGCCACATGGTTTTCTTCCAACAACACAACAAGCATGATTGAAACTGATCCTTTGGAAGGAGAAACACGTGCAATTGATGTCAATATGCAAAATCAAATACTCTcaacagctgaagctgaagatgTTCCGGTGGAAGCCAAAAAACTGGCTTCTGAAGGTGCAACAGGTGACCTTGAAAATGTTACATTGCAAGACGAGAGTGATGCAGATGATGTGAAAGAGGAAATTCAAATGATTCCAACAGCTGAAGCCAGTGATGTTCAAGAGAAAGCAGAAATCATGCTTGAAAATGTTTCATTGGAAGGAGATGCTGATGAAAGTGATGTGAATATGCAAAATCAAATGCATCCACCTGATGAAGCTGAAGATGATCAGGAGAAAACTACAGGAGTAGCTTCTGACTGTACAAAAATTTCACTTCATAGTGATTTATCCAAAGGAGATACTCATGAAAAGGATTTTGATGAGTATCAATACCATCAAGAAGCTGAAGGCAAAGATGATCAGGGAATAGCTTCAAGGCTGGATTATGATGAGAAAATAAGTGAACCTGAAGATAAGCTTCCCCAGGAAGATAAACAAGAAGGGAATGTAATCATTTGTATTGCCAATGGGACAGATGTTCAAGGAAAAACTACCATCTCGGCTTCTGATGATAAAACCGGGTTGAATTTGAGAAATCCTTTTGGTGGTGCAG AAATGACTGAAGCCAGACAACCTGAAAAGTCTCCATCTGCTGGATCAGTTGAAACTAAAGGTGAAAACTCTGAGAGATTGTCAGGTTCTTCATTGGAAGGCACAGAAAAATGTGGCAAGCAAGAAGACTCACCCTTAAGCAAACATCTATCAGTAACATATGATGATCACCTTGATGAGGAGTCTTCAATTAAACAAG CAGATGAAGAGGTAACAACAGTTTTAACATTGAATGCTGTGAATATGGAAAATTCAGAACTTCAAGCAGAATCACCAAGCGAACATTCTGATCTTCATGATTCGGTCAAAGTTCTCTCTGAAGGATCACACCATGGCACTGAATCACTCCTGAAAGATAATTTTCCTGATGCTAATAATTTTCAGCAGATTAAGGATGATATTCCAGAAAAAGATATGGAATTCCAAGAGAAAATGTCATGTGCAAACAAGTCAGACTATAGAGATGGAAATGAGTTTGGGAATGGTGGTTTGATAGATACTTcagaaaaaatatttgattCCCCAAGTATTGGTCGTGGAAGTAAAGGTAATTTATTGACCAAGGCCAATTATACTACTGAGGGTTCCCTGAATTCATTTCCTGAACCTTTTGTTGTAGATCACCCAATTAATTCTGACCAAGAGGAAAATTGCAAGGTACTTTATGAAGAGAGAAAATTGAGCAGAAGTGGGTCAACTAGGGATAATCTACAAGATAATTGTAAGCCAGATCAATGCATGAAAGAATCACTTCAAGAGAATAAGTCAGACATGGTTAATACAAATGAGATGACAACAGGATCTAATGAAGACTGCAATGGAGAAAGGCATTTAGAACTTGATTCTAGTGTCTTTTTGATTGCCACAAGTGACCAAGTTGAAGAACCTGAGGTCACTGATTATGGACTTCAATGTGGTGATGCTTATGTTAACAACTCCAACAAGGCTTCAAATGAAAGCAGTGCTGCTCCAGAAGAAAAATATTCTGTGGTTCTTGAAGCTGAAACAGTTGTTGTTATTACAGGGCCAAATATTGTTGATTCCAGACATGAAAGGAAGGAAAATGATAAGAATAAAGCTGAAGATACAAATGAAAAACCAGAAGCTTCCCTTGCTAACATAAAAACCTTTGAGGAGAAAGAAATCTCAGAGAAAATCAATTCTGATCCGGTAACCACAGTCCTTGAAGAATCTTTTTCCTTGcagcattcttcttcttccttgacTGGTGCAGAATTAACAACTTCAGCAGCAACTATGGACATGGAAATGGAACCATGTTCAAACAATTCAGTACTTGTAAATGGTGGTTATTATGAAACAAAGGACAGTGTAACAAGGCTCAGCACTGAATCAAGCCCTGATGATCCAAACATCTCTTGCCAGATGCAAAAATCACCAAGCTTCAATCTCAACCTTTCAGAAGATTCAGATCAAACTCCATTGCTTTATCAGGAAGAGTCTGCAACAAATGGAAGCTTGTTAAGCCAGACAAGTCTAAATCTCAGCAAATCAATGCCCCATACTGAGTATGACCAGAGCATGTTACACAGTGAGGAAATGCCAGTGGAAGAGAAAATAGTTACTGTGGAAAGAAGTTACTCAAAGAAATATAAAGCTCCATTCAAAGGTCTtttaagagaagaagaaaaagaagaagaagcacaTCTTCTACTCATGCCACAACCACAAGATAACCATGGTTGGACAAAGAAGGAAGTGTCATCTACTTCACCTCAAGGGAAAGAAAAGCGCAAGCCTCGATCTTCATTCTTCAGCAGCTTCATGTGTTGTTCAACTGTGGCAAATTAA